In the genome of Chryseobacterium arthrosphaerae, one region contains:
- a CDS encoding NUDIX hydrolase codes for MKIKDTKSKETLRELIDTKDFVAHISVDCTIFGFHNNILKVLLLKYHDLDLWSLPGGFVFNDEDLREAAARVLYERTHLKDLFLKQFHTFGRIDRTENNVHQILLKNKGIEVPEDHWIFQRFITVGYCSLIDFSIADTFPDAFNESCEWFEVNKLPKMAFDHDRIIETGLEYLRMNINTEVAASNLLPEKFTMKDLQALYETILGQKFRRNNFQRKILSLNILDRLEKLYDGSANKAPYLYKFKTKVHNAVNQYPISNDEEV; via the coding sequence ATGAAAATCAAAGACACAAAAAGCAAAGAAACACTTCGGGAACTTATTGACACCAAAGATTTCGTAGCCCATATTTCGGTAGACTGCACCATATTCGGCTTTCATAATAATATTCTGAAAGTACTGCTTCTCAAGTATCATGATCTGGACCTGTGGTCACTTCCCGGTGGTTTTGTTTTCAATGATGAAGACCTTCGTGAAGCTGCAGCAAGGGTTTTGTATGAAAGAACGCATCTTAAAGATTTATTCTTAAAACAGTTTCATACCTTCGGAAGAATAGACCGTACCGAGAACAATGTACATCAGATTCTTCTGAAAAACAAAGGAATAGAAGTTCCGGAAGATCACTGGATTTTTCAGAGATTCATCACGGTAGGCTACTGCAGCCTTATTGATTTTTCAATAGCGGATACTTTTCCTGATGCTTTCAACGAAAGCTGTGAATGGTTTGAAGTGAATAAACTGCCTAAAATGGCTTTTGACCACGACAGGATCATAGAAACCGGCCTGGAATATCTGCGGATGAACATCAATACGGAAGTGGCAGCCAGTAATCTGCTTCCGGAAAAGTTTACGATGAAAGACCTTCAGGCTCTTTACGAAACCATTTTAGGGCAGAAATTCAGAAGAAACAATTTCCAGAGAAAAATCTTAAGCTTAAATATTCTCGACAGGCTGGAGAAGCTTTACGACGGCTCTGCCAACAAAGCGCCCTACCTGTATAAATTCAAAACCAAGGTTCACAACGCTGTCAACCAGTACCCGATCTCCAATGATGAGGAGGTTTAA
- a CDS encoding acyl-CoA dehydrogenase family protein, translating into MSYYPLTSIPDYYGIDALLTEEHKLIRQSVRDWVESFVMPQIDQAAQNHTDLPGLMRELGKIGALGPYIPVEYGGSGLDQISYGLIMQELERGDSAVRSAASVQSSLVMFPINEFGSEEQKKKYLPKLAAGEMIGSFGLTEPNHGSDPGSMETYFKDMGDHYLLNGAKMWITNSPLCDIAVVWAKNEEGKVQGLIVERGMEGFTTPETHNKWSLRASKTGELVFNDVKVPKENLLPGVTGLKGPLSCLNSARYGISWGVIGAAIDCYCTAVQYSKERKQFGKPIGSYQLQQKKLAEFLTEITKAQLLCLQLGNLKNDHKATPAQISMAKRNNVKMAIDIARESRQILGGMGIMGEFPMMRHAANLESVITYEGTHDVHLLITGLDITGINAF; encoded by the coding sequence ATGTCATATTATCCTCTTACAAGCATCCCTGATTATTATGGAATTGATGCTTTACTTACTGAAGAACACAAACTGATCCGCCAATCTGTAAGAGACTGGGTGGAAAGTTTTGTAATGCCGCAGATTGATCAGGCAGCTCAAAATCATACAGATCTTCCTGGCCTTATGAGAGAATTAGGGAAAATCGGGGCTTTAGGACCTTATATTCCTGTTGAATATGGTGGTTCAGGATTAGACCAGATTTCTTACGGTCTTATCATGCAGGAGTTGGAAAGAGGAGATTCTGCAGTACGTTCTGCTGCTTCAGTACAGAGCTCTCTGGTCATGTTCCCGATTAATGAATTTGGATCTGAAGAACAGAAAAAGAAATATCTTCCTAAGCTTGCTGCAGGAGAAATGATAGGATCTTTTGGATTGACTGAGCCTAACCACGGTTCTGATCCGGGCTCTATGGAAACCTATTTTAAAGATATGGGTGATCATTATCTTTTGAACGGTGCTAAAATGTGGATCACCAACTCTCCTCTTTGCGATATTGCCGTAGTATGGGCAAAGAATGAGGAGGGAAAAGTACAGGGATTGATCGTTGAAAGAGGAATGGAAGGCTTCACAACTCCGGAAACACACAATAAATGGAGCTTAAGAGCTTCCAAAACCGGGGAACTGGTATTCAATGACGTAAAGGTACCTAAAGAAAACCTTCTTCCGGGGGTTACTGGACTGAAAGGACCTCTTTCCTGTCTGAATTCTGCAAGATATGGAATTTCATGGGGAGTAATCGGTGCGGCTATCGACTGTTACTGTACAGCTGTTCAGTATTCTAAAGAAAGAAAACAGTTTGGAAAACCTATTGGTTCTTACCAGCTTCAACAGAAAAAATTAGCTGAGTTCTTAACGGAGATCACCAAAGCTCAGTTATTATGCCTTCAGTTAGGAAACCTTAAGAATGATCATAAAGCAACTCCTGCACAAATCTCAATGGCTAAGCGTAACAACGTAAAAATGGCTATTGACATCGCAAGAGAATCAAGACAGATTCTTGGAGGTATGGGAATCATGGGTGAATTCCCGATGATGAGACACGCTGCCAACCTGGAGTCTGTGATTACGTATGAAGGAACTCACGACGTTCACTTACTGATCACCGGTTTAGACATTACAGGTATCAACGCTTTCTAA
- a CDS encoding T9SS type A sorting domain-containing protein — protein sequence MKKITTFLIGLTAPFYFAQQAGDLVSAEQKLDLTPQGVVNFIANNLGEQNAPDFVSYLNSFNVGLKGYKITYYTKNENNVLVKATGLLMYPNVGFKLSTVVSDHGTTDSRHNVPSNFKGALTAGFVVELSYVLNGYILMAPDYVGMGTGEGTHPYVDYATEAGATIDFITAANKALAQLNVKRYDEYFLAGYSQGAHAAMSTLKRLSISNPDNIKFRYAYMGDGPYDMSETTLKKGVLEKDIYPFSSFLANVLHSCNNTGYQAYTNDISEVISAEYLDRYNYHVVQDNGGLLWGPVIWRKLFTTNFVNDVTNNPNHKFRQCLKPKDVYDWYNKTPMTLGHSTVDLAIPPENTSKTIDVQRGYYPWWDLNKYKLDSFYWGPIGHVGGIVPFTLASNAKFNTLRSGGLLNQWAIAGSIFGKQVATTPTEEPTLSSSQIKPDLGNMQLLEITDFNKEKTEKRSAGERSLSSLKDGVYLLKVSENNENKIIPYIKATPKEIAENEIVQSENNAVLKLKTDQEELTAVYIFDENKNLVKTVSNEQYRETGGISLQDLEGKNYTFEVATPFYNLQFRKAISDQITESNTDIFTQNRQIKVKANSDIRNISIYSISGALVVQQEINKPVFESSSLESGVYVVQLTLTNGKIIHKKVKL from the coding sequence ATGAAGAAAATCACAACTTTTTTAATAGGACTTACTGCTCCCTTCTATTTTGCCCAACAGGCAGGGGATCTGGTAAGCGCTGAACAGAAACTGGATTTGACCCCGCAGGGAGTTGTCAATTTCATTGCCAATAATCTGGGTGAGCAGAACGCACCGGATTTTGTAAGTTACCTCAATAGTTTCAATGTTGGGTTGAAAGGCTATAAAATAACGTACTACACCAAAAATGAAAACAATGTTCTTGTAAAAGCTACCGGACTTCTGATGTATCCCAATGTAGGATTCAAGCTGTCTACCGTTGTCTCTGATCACGGAACTACCGACAGCAGGCATAATGTTCCTTCCAATTTCAAAGGAGCCCTTACTGCAGGATTTGTTGTGGAGCTTTCTTACGTGCTGAACGGTTATATTTTAATGGCCCCTGACTATGTAGGGATGGGTACTGGTGAAGGAACTCACCCTTATGTAGACTACGCAACAGAAGCCGGAGCCACTATTGATTTCATTACAGCTGCCAATAAAGCTTTGGCACAACTGAATGTAAAGCGTTATGATGAATACTTTCTGGCCGGCTATTCGCAGGGGGCACACGCTGCCATGTCTACACTCAAAAGATTAAGTATTTCCAACCCGGACAATATAAAATTCAGATATGCCTACATGGGTGACGGCCCTTATGATATGTCGGAAACAACTTTAAAGAAAGGGGTATTAGAAAAGGATATCTATCCGTTCAGCTCATTTCTGGCCAATGTTCTTCACAGCTGCAATAATACAGGATATCAAGCCTATACTAATGATATTTCAGAAGTTATTTCTGCCGAGTATCTGGATCGATACAACTATCATGTAGTACAGGACAACGGAGGCCTGCTTTGGGGGCCTGTGATCTGGAGAAAGCTATTCACCACTAATTTTGTGAATGATGTCACCAATAATCCCAACCATAAATTCAGACAATGCCTGAAGCCTAAAGATGTCTACGACTGGTACAATAAAACTCCTATGACGCTTGGGCATTCTACAGTAGACCTGGCCATTCCACCTGAAAATACTTCTAAAACGATTGACGTTCAGCGGGGATACTATCCGTGGTGGGACCTGAACAAATATAAGCTGGATTCTTTTTACTGGGGACCTATAGGCCATGTAGGCGGCATTGTACCGTTTACCCTGGCTTCCAATGCCAAGTTTAATACCCTGAGAAGCGGCGGACTGCTCAATCAGTGGGCTATAGCAGGTTCTATCTTTGGAAAGCAGGTTGCAACAACTCCGACTGAAGAACCCACTCTATCTTCTTCCCAGATCAAACCGGATCTTGGAAATATGCAGCTGCTTGAAATCACTGATTTTAATAAAGAAAAAACAGAAAAAAGATCAGCCGGTGAACGAAGTTTATCGTCTTTGAAAGACGGAGTCTATCTTTTGAAAGTATCGGAAAACAATGAAAATAAAATAATTCCTTACATCAAAGCTACCCCCAAAGAGATTGCAGAAAACGAAATCGTACAATCCGAGAACAATGCGGTTTTAAAGTTAAAAACTGATCAGGAAGAGCTTACTGCAGTCTATATTTTCGACGAAAATAAAAATCTGGTTAAAACGGTTTCCAATGAGCAGTACAGAGAAACCGGAGGCATCAGTCTGCAGGATCTGGAGGGTAAAAACTATACTTTTGAAGTGGCAACCCCATTCTATAATCTCCAATTCAGGAAAGCAATATCAGATCAGATAACAGAAAGTAATACAGATATCTTCACGCAAAACAGACAGATTAAGGTGAAAGCAAATAGTGATATCAGAAATATCAGCATTTACAGCATTTCAGGTGCACTGGTTGTTCAGCAGGAAATCAATAAGCCTGTATTTGAATCATCCAGCCTTGAATCCGGCGTATATGTGGTACAGCTGACCCTTACCAACGGAAAAATTATTCATAAAAAAGTAAAATTATAA